Proteins encoded in a region of the Streptomyces sp. NBC_00310 genome:
- a CDS encoding IclR family transcriptional regulator — translation MSAVETGGGAQVKSAVRTVELLEYFAGRPGMHSLAAVQEAVGYPKSSLYMLLRTLVELGWVETDATGTRYGIGVRALLVGTSYIDGDEVVALARPTLDRLSDDTTETIHLARLDGTNVVYLATRQSQHYLRPFTRVGRRLPAHSTSLGKALLATHTDEQVRKMLPETLPALTEHTITDREQLIEELRQIREQGFSVDREENTLGLRCFGVAIPYRTPARDAISCSVPVARLTPAHEQLVKDALFDARDRLTLATRRL, via the coding sequence ATGTCGGCAGTCGAGACGGGCGGCGGAGCACAGGTCAAGTCGGCGGTGAGGACCGTTGAGCTGCTCGAATACTTCGCCGGGCGCCCCGGTATGCACTCCCTGGCGGCGGTCCAGGAGGCCGTCGGTTACCCCAAATCCAGCCTGTACATGTTGCTGCGCACCCTCGTGGAGCTGGGCTGGGTCGAGACGGACGCGACGGGCACGCGGTACGGCATCGGCGTGCGGGCGCTGCTCGTGGGCACGTCGTACATCGACGGTGACGAGGTGGTGGCGCTGGCCCGGCCGACGCTGGACCGGCTGTCGGACGACACGACGGAGACGATCCACCTGGCCCGCCTCGACGGCACGAACGTCGTCTATCTGGCCACCCGCCAGTCGCAGCACTATCTGCGTCCCTTCACCCGGGTCGGCCGCCGGCTGCCCGCCCACTCCACCTCGCTCGGCAAGGCCCTGCTGGCCACCCACACCGACGAGCAGGTCCGCAAGATGCTCCCGGAGACCCTTCCGGCGCTGACGGAGCACACGATCACGGACCGGGAGCAGCTCATCGAGGAGCTGCGCCAGATCCGCGAGCAGGGCTTCTCCGTGGACCGCGAGGAGAACACGCTCGGGCTGCGCTGCTTCGGCGTGGCGATCCCGTACCGCACACCGGCCCGCGACGCCATCAGCTGTTCGGTCCCGGTGGCCCGGCTGACCCCGGCCCACGAACAGCTCGTCAAGGACGCCCTCTTCGACGCGCGTGACCGGCTCACACTGGCGACCCGCAGACTCTGA
- a CDS encoding peptidoglycan D,D-transpeptidase FtsI family protein: protein MNKTIRRSAVLTLLLVLALLVRATWVQFYEGTALADDQDNRRNAIKTYADPLGNIIVAGESITGSARTKGSDLAYRRTYTDGELYAAVTGYASQAYAPTQLEGIYQDLLDGTDLRLNTVMDTVTGKRADPGNVITTIEPAVQKAAFEALGDKKGAAVAIDPTTGRILAVVSTPSYDPSSLTDANTAGTAWKKLNADEDKPLTNRALRQPLPPGSTIKLVVAAAALEDGLYASVDTKTDSPDPYTLPGTTTELSNENPSAPCENATIRTALQYSCNNVFARMAVALGQDKVRAMAEKFGFDDKAQDVPVRAYESVYPSDMDESSTALTGIGQYDVTATPLQMAMVSAAIANGGRLVSPHMVSQITNGGGDVLEDYDADADTKEILSSDTAEQLQSAMRTVVEDGTGTNARISGATVGGKTGTAQHGENNSKTPYAWFTSYGKADGKEVAVAVVVEQSNAARSEVSGNGLAAPVARAVMEAALKG, encoded by the coding sequence ATGAACAAGACGATCAGGCGCTCCGCCGTCCTCACCCTGCTGCTCGTGCTCGCCCTGCTGGTCAGGGCGACCTGGGTGCAGTTCTACGAGGGCACGGCGCTCGCGGACGACCAGGACAACCGGCGCAACGCGATCAAGACGTACGCGGACCCGCTCGGGAACATCATCGTGGCCGGCGAGTCGATCACCGGCTCGGCCCGCACGAAGGGCAGCGACCTCGCGTACAGACGCACGTACACGGACGGCGAGCTGTACGCGGCGGTCACGGGCTACGCCTCGCAGGCCTACGCGCCGACGCAGCTGGAGGGCATCTACCAGGACCTGCTCGACGGCACGGACCTGCGGCTGAACACCGTGATGGACACGGTCACCGGCAAGCGGGCCGACCCGGGCAATGTGATCACCACGATCGAACCGGCCGTGCAGAAGGCGGCGTTCGAGGCGCTCGGCGACAAGAAGGGCGCGGCCGTGGCGATCGACCCGACGACCGGGAGGATCCTCGCGGTGGTGTCGACCCCGTCGTACGACCCCTCCTCGCTGACCGACGCCAACACCGCCGGCACGGCCTGGAAGAAGCTCAACGCCGACGAGGACAAGCCGCTGACCAACCGGGCGCTGCGCCAGCCTCTGCCGCCGGGGTCGACGATCAAACTGGTCGTGGCGGCGGCCGCGCTGGAGGACGGGCTGTACGCGTCGGTGGACACGAAGACCGACAGCCCGGACCCGTACACCCTGCCGGGCACGACCACGGAGCTGTCGAACGAGAACCCGAGCGCGCCCTGCGAGAACGCCACGATCCGTACGGCGCTGCAGTACTCGTGCAACAACGTCTTCGCGAGGATGGCCGTCGCCCTCGGCCAGGACAAGGTGAGGGCGATGGCCGAGAAGTTCGGCTTCGACGACAAGGCGCAGGACGTGCCGGTGCGGGCGTACGAGAGCGTCTACCCGTCGGACATGGACGAATCCTCCACCGCGCTGACGGGCATCGGCCAGTACGACGTCACCGCGACGCCGCTCCAGATGGCGATGGTGTCTGCGGCGATCGCCAACGGCGGCAGGCTGGTCTCGCCGCACATGGTGTCGCAGATCACCAACGGTGGCGGCGACGTCCTGGAGGACTACGACGCCGACGCGGACACCAAGGAGATCCTGAGCTCCGACACCGCCGAGCAGTTGCAGTCGGCGATGCGGACGGTCGTCGAGGACGGCACGGGCACGAACGCGCGGATCAGCGGGGCGACCGTGGGCGGCAAGACCGGTACGGCCCAGCACGGCGAGAACAACAGCAAGACGCCGTACGCCTGGTTCACGTCCTACGGGAAGGCCGACGGCAAGGAGGTCGCCGTCGCGGTCGTCGTGGAGCAGTCGAACGCGGCGCGGTCGGAGGTCAGCGGCAACGGGTTGGCCGCGCCGGTGGCCAGGGCCGTCATGGAGGCGGCGCTGAAGGGCTGA